Proteins from one Candidatus Methylomirabilota bacterium genomic window:
- a CDS encoding gamma carbonic anhydrase family protein has protein sequence MIRSVPGRTPRVHPGAWVDPSAQVIGDVTIEEGASVWPLTVLRGDQDNYVTLGRNSNVQDNSVLHVTPEFPCIVGANVTIGHRCVVHACTIMDNVRIGIGAVVLTGAVVEEGAQVGAGAVVPQGKVVPAGWLVMGVPAKPVRKMSEEELEDIRRNAVEYLELWHRDYRG, from the coding sequence ATGATCCGCAGCGTTCCCGGCCGCACCCCGCGCGTCCACCCGGGCGCCTGGGTCGATCCCTCCGCCCAGGTCATCGGCGACGTCACCATCGAGGAGGGCGCCAGCGTCTGGCCGCTGACCGTCCTCCGCGGCGACCAGGACAACTACGTCACGCTCGGGCGCAACTCCAACGTCCAGGACAACTCCGTGCTCCACGTCACCCCGGAGTTTCCCTGCATCGTGGGCGCCAACGTCACCATCGGCCACCGCTGCGTGGTCCACGCCTGCACCATCATGGACAACGTCCGCATCGGCATCGGCGCGGTCGTGCTGACGGGGGCCGTCGTGGAAGAAGGCGCGCAGGTGGGCGCGGGCGCCGTGGTCCCGCAGGGCAAGGTCGTGCCCGCCGGCTGGCTGGTGATGGGTGTGCCCGCCAAGCCGGTCAGGAAGATGAGCGAAGAGGAGCTCGAAGACATCCGCCGGAACGCAGTCGAATATCTCGAGCTCTGGCACCGCGACTATCGCGGATAG